One segment of Salvia splendens isolate huo1 chromosome 20, SspV2, whole genome shotgun sequence DNA contains the following:
- the LOC121781160 gene encoding protein GLUTAMINE DUMPER 2-like — protein sequence MRIGIHSTTKTATFSPPAAIQRTPWHSPVPYLFGGLAAMLGLIAFALFILACSYWKLSAAEDGDAESRAGEKGEGGSAEKALPVFEEKFLVIMAGEVKPTYLATPRNASFCGEEEEEEKVKKDDGNVVENGEQLQLRQQEQNQSTTTTIS from the coding sequence atgagaatcGGTATTCACTCGACCACTAAAACGGCAACCTTCTCGCCGCCGGCCGCCATTCAGCGGACGCCGTGGCACTCTCCGGTGCCGTACCTCTTCGGGGGGCTGGCGGCGATGCTCGGCTTGATCGCCTTCGCCCTCTTCATCCTCGCCTGCTCCTACTGGAAGCTCTCCGCCGCAGAAGACGGAGACGCGGAGAGCAGAGCAGGCGAGAAGGGCGAAGGCGGCTCAGCCGAGAAGGCTCTGCCGGTTTTCGAAGAGAAGTTCTTAGTGATCATGGCCGGTGAAGTCAAGCCTACTTACCTCGCCACCCCTCGAAATGCTTCATTTtgtggagaagaagaagaagaggagaaggTGAAGAAAGATGATGGAAATGTAGTGGAAAATGGGGAGCAGTTACAATTGAGGCAACAAGAGCAAAACCAatcaactactactactattagttAA